Proteins from one Parasteatoda tepidariorum isolate YZ-2023 chromosome 4, CAS_Ptep_4.0, whole genome shotgun sequence genomic window:
- the LOC139424835 gene encoding E3 ubiquitin-protein ligase UBR4-like has translation MATTEIDFAFRDPSILLLTASVNVINKYDVLQLIRSVTRRQQALLSHEDEHENFFASFAALSAHYITSNSCHIPKSQINTAAQACKVLLQYFLYKLKHCTEQCCISQKQIISMIHGLCQNSNSQVLLRSEIPPLVHILKTAKDPPSFALRSNDLQDGQDTTKEPKRPRLDPSAAILEQLMTPVLDSQSTHKSEGPVEVVDKDGDTTIIHIPDPGQESKILLLAKNKLALQVLSGVDDLLDTCLLLPAINQYTIKLQDSLAGKGLLLPSCTAGAVRISNSYKALASDIQSINKALNLPVLEPLSNQRIAKIMKITLSCLYASISVATSNSILGLSSNPQMKGSTSKDDENEISATSIVETTLEIYNIIAGVINNSTRAGGHILQNLHMIGCWIILGGLQYILNLNPSQLGERTKEISSRGKVTPDQTPSKAKESQPTPKPIILKIQQGCGVLSVALATHAISLMSELLDDLKVEVGSELIESMGNTLSSAQGAFIVPDITETFTAWQRVQKITSTINLTNLLFSLASVSYRKACMLKRIQKNPVDGDNFSTSDSNTYYEDDFSSSEDSSVDTDDDSEPILGQWFEETLAPPEPPNAAPAPAANSNESDASNAKAQQPQQVTAENSSLIPDKGEPNGYISLAAKIFSFMNNFLVNFDNQCIKTFLKYNLSESQMIVLAGIIKDLDRETSRIDSGMF, from the exons ATGGCGACGACAGAAATAGACTTCGCCTTTAGGGATCCTTCAATTTTACTTCTTACTGCTTCCGTGAAtgtcattaataaatatgacGTTCTACAGCTGATCCGTTCTGTTACGAGAAG acAACAAGCTCTTTTGTCTCATGAAGATGAACATGAAAACTTCTTTGCATCATTTGCAGCTCTGTCTGCTCATTATATAACTTCAAATTCCTGTCATA ttccaaaaagtcaaataaatacTGCTGCACAAGCATGTAAGGTATtgctacaatattttttgtataaactgAAGCACTGCACAGAACAATGTTGCATATCTCAG aaacaaataatttctatgATCCATGGTCTCTGCCAGAATTCTAATTCTCAAGTATTACTGCGTTCCGAGATTCCTCCATTGGTTCATATTCTCAAAACTGCAAAAGATCCACCATCCTTTGCTCTTAGAAGCAATGACTTACAAg atggGCAAGATACCACCAAAGAACCCAAAAGACCAAGGCTTGATCCTAGTGCAGCAATTTTGGAACAGCTTATGACCCCAGTTCTCGATTCTCAAAGTACACACAAATCAGAAGGCCCTGTGGAAGTAGTTGATAAAGATGGAGATACTACAATCATACATATACCTGATCCAGGTCAAGAATCAAAG ATACTACTTTTGGCCAAAAATAAGTTAGCCCTACAAGTTTTAAGTGGAGTAGATGACCTGTTGGACACCTGCTTACTACTTCCTGCTATAAATCAGTATACAATAAAGCTGCAGGATTCATTGGCTGGAAAAGGCTTACTTCTACCATCCTGCACGGCTGGTGCTGTTCGTATAAGCAATTC ttacaAGGCTTTAGCAAGTGACATTCAAAGCATCAATAAAGCACTTAATTTGCCTGTTTTAGAACCATTAAGCAATCaaagaattgcaaaaataatgaaaattacattGAGTTGTCTTTATGCTTCCATAAGTGTGGCAACTTCCAATAGTATATTGGGACTGTCTAGCAACCCACAAATGAAAGGGTCGACTTCTAAAGATGATGAAAATGAGATTTCTGCTACCTCTATAGTGGAAACCACT ttagaaatatataatatcattGCTGgggtaattaataattcaactcGTGCAGGTGGACAT ATTTTGCAGAATCTGCATATGATTGGATGCTGGATTATATTAGGTGGTTTGCAATACATCTTAAACTTAAATCCCTCACAGCTTGGAGAAAGGACCAAAGAAATTTCCTCTAGAGGCAAAGTCACTCCTGACCAAACACCATCTAAGGCTAAAGAATCTCAACCCACTCCAAAAcccatcattttaaaaat acaaCAAGGCTGTGGCGTATTATCTGTTGCTCTTGCAACACATGCTATTTCTCTGATGTCTGAACTTTTGGATGACTTAAAAGTTGAAGTAGGCTCTGAACTCATTGAAAGTATGGGAAATACACTATCATCAGCTCAGGGAGCATTTATAGTGCCTGATATAACTGAAACATTTACAGCTTGGCAACgagttcaaaaaattacttcaacaaTTAACTTGACAAACTTGCTTTTCAGTCTTGCTTCTGTGAGTTACCGTAAG GCATGTAtgttaaaaagaattcaaaaaaatccAGTTGATGGAGATAATTTCAGTACTTCAGATTCAAATACATATTATGAAGATGATTTTAGCTCCTCAGAAGATAGCAGTGTTGACACAG ATGATGACAGTGAACCTATTCTTGGACAGTGGTTTGAGGAGACTTTAGCTCCACCTGAGCCTCCAAATGCTGCCCCTGCACCTGCAGCAAATAGTAATGAATCTGATGCTTCAAATGCTAAAGCTCAACAACCTCAGCAAGTAACTGCTGAAAACTCTTCTCTAATACCTGATAAAGGAGAACCCAATGGg